The Candidatus Caldatribacterium sp. nucleotide sequence TGAACCTTGTCCAGGGAAAAGAAAGGCAACCTTCATAGGTCCCTCATCTTTTGCAACCGATCCAAGGTGGTCCAGAATTCTCGCATGATATCGGCGATAACCTCCCGAACCGGTTTTATCTCCCGGATGAGGCCGGCAACCTGCCCACACATGACCGAACCCTCTTCCACATTGCCACACACCGCAGCCTCCCGCAACTTCCCTACCCCAAGCGCCTCAACCTCTTCCTTGGGAGCACCGCTGAATTCGAGCTCTTCGAATTTTCGGGTGAGACGATTCCGAAGGCAACGCACGGGATGTCCTGTGGAGAGGCCTGTCACAACGGTTGAACGATCGTGCGCCTTGAGAATGGCTTCCTTGTAGGCTGGATGCACTTCGCATTCCTCAGTACATATGAAACGAGTTCCCAGCTGCACTCCTTCCGCCCCGAGGGCAAAGCAAGCCGCCATGCCCCGTCCGTCACCGATTCCTCCGGCGGCTATCACCGGAACACGAACGGCATCCACAACCTGGGGGATGAGACAAAGAGTGCTGACTTCCCCCACGTGACCACCAGACTCATTTCCCTCAGCAATGATGGCCTGAATACCGTACCGCTCAAGTCGCTTTGCTAAGGCTACAGACG carries:
- the fabK gene encoding enoyl-[acyl-carrier-protein] reductase FabK; its protein translation is MRTRVTELLGIQYPILQGGMAWVSTAPLVAAVSEAGGLGIIGSGGMAGEELREEIRRVRSLTDKPFGVNLMLLSPHIEDQIRVVKEERVPVVTTGAGNPGPLVEEFARLGILLIPVVASVALAKRLERYGIQAIIAEGNESGGHVGEVSTLCLIPQVVDAVRVPVIAAGGIGDGRGMAACFALGAEGVQLGTRFICTEECEVHPAYKEAILKAHDRSTVVTGLSTGHPVRCLRNRLTRKFEELEFSGAPKEEVEALGVGKLREAAVCGNVEEGSVMCGQVAGLIREIKPVREVIADIMREFWTTLDRLQKMRDL